The DNA sequence CGAACGGTATGTTGATTTTTTTCATCAATCGTTCAATTTCAGAACGGCCATGAATGCCTGTTGTGGAATTTCTACATTGCCTACTTGGCGCATGCGTTTCTTGCCCTTCTTCTGTTTTTCCAAAAGTTTTCGTTTTCGTGAAATATCACCGCCGTAGCACTTCGCGGTAACATCTTTGCGCAACGCCTTTATGGTTTCTCGAGAAATGATTTTTGAACCAATGGCCGCTTGAATGGGTATATCGAACTGCTGCCTAGGAATGAGCTCTTTGAGCTTTTCACACATTTTCTTGCCGATGTGGTAGGCATTATCGAAATGCACCAGTGCAGAAAGGGCATCAACAGGTTGGGCGTTCAACAATATATCGACACGCACCAATTTTGAGATCCGCATTCCAATGGGTGAATAATCGAAAGAAGCATATCCCTTTGAAACCGTTTTCAAGCGATCGTAGAAATCGAACACTATTTCGGCCAAGGGCATGTCGAAGGTAAGTTCGACCCTTTCAGTGGTCAAATAGGTCTGGTTGGTAATTTGGCCCCGCTTGTCAATGCACAACGACATCACATTGCCCACAAAATCTGACTTGGTGATAATGGTGGCCTTTATATAAGGCTCTTCAACGCGATCGAGAGTAGAAGGGTCGGGTAGATCTGAAGGATTGTTGACGATTACAATTTCTTCAGGGTTTTTGGTGGAAAAGGCATGGTAGCTCACGTTCGGCACCGTGGTGATGACGGTCATATCGAACTCGCGCTCTAAGCGTTCTTGAATGATTTCCATATGTAGCATTCCGAGGAAACCGCAACGAAAACCAAAACCAAGGGCCGCACTGCTCTCGGCGGTGAACACCAACGAAGCGTCGTTGAGCTGTAACTTTTCCATAGAGGACCGCAACTCTTCAAAATCTTCGGTATCGACCGGATAGATGCCCGCAAACACCATGGGCTTTACATCTTCAAACCCGGCTATGGCGGTCGAGGCCGAATTTTCTGAAAGGGTAATGGTATCACCTACTTTCACCTCTCTGGCATCTTTGATACCGGTAATCAAATAGCCCACATCGCCCGTAGTTATTTTTTGCTTGGGATGTTGGGTGAGCTTCAATGTACCGATCTCATCGGCAAAATAGCTCTTATCGGTGGCCATGAACTTGATTTTTTGCCCCTTTTTGATTTCGCCGTTCACGATTCGAAAATAAGTCTCCACCCCACGAAATGGATTATAGACCGAATCAAAGACCAAGGCCTGTAGGGGTGCGCCCGGGTCTCCTTCAGGTGCAGGAACACGTTCAATGATGGCCGTCAAGATATTCTCGATGCCAATACCGGTTTTGGCACTGGCCGGAATCACTTCTTCTGGCTTGCAGCCCAACAGATCGACTATGTCATCGGTCACCTCTTCTGGGCTGGCACTGGGCAAATCTACCTTGTTGAGCACGGGTATGATCTCTAAATCGTTCTCTAAGGCCAAATATAGGTTTGAAATGGTCTGTGCCTGTATGCTCTGGGCGGCATCGACCACCAGAAGGGCGCCTTCACAGGCCGCAATTGAACGTGAGACCTCATATGAGAAGTCTACATGGCCAGGGGTGTCGATCAAGTTGAGCACATAGGTTTCGCCTTGATGGGTATAATCCATCTGAACGGCATGGCTCTTTATGGTGATGCCCCGCTCACGCTCAAGGTCCATATTGTCCAATAACTGATCTTGCTTTTCACGTTCGGTCACAGAACCTGTGAAATCCAACAATCGGTCGGCCAAGGTGCTTTTGCCATGGTCAATATGGGCGATGATACAGAAATTTCTAATGTTCTTCATGGCTCTGGCCTTCACTAGGTTCAAGGGCGATAAAAGTGACTGCAAATATAGCGGTTTTAGGGGCCATTCATGGAGGTTTTCATCGAATATGAAAATTTACAATAAATAATTTCATTAGATTTGGTAGACAACCCAAACTCTGAATGATACACTTGCGCCTGTTGCCAGTCATGGCTTTCTTGGCTTTTGCCAATTTGATGGGCCAGACCTATCAGATCACCGGAAAGGTGGTCAATGAAGCAAACGAATCCATTGGTTTTGCCAATGTATTGTTGTTGAGCGCTGTCGACTCTACTTTCGTTCAGGGCACCTCTGCTGATGAAGGCGGTCGTTTCTTGCTGTCAGACATTGCACCAGACCTGTATCTCTTACAGGCCAGCTATGTGGGCAGGGGCTCGAAACCCTTGGCGCTTGATGTCAAAAACGATATTTCTTTGGGTGCATTGATTATTCCCGTTAAGGCCGAAACCCTTGATGAGGTGGTGGTGACGGCCAGACGCCCCACTTTAGAGCGGTTATCAGACCGTTTGGTCTTCAATGTAGAGAATACAGTGGTATCACAGGGAAATTCTTGGGATATCCTTAAAAATACCCCTGGGGTCATTATCAATCAAGATGATTTACAGATTCGCGGTCAATCAGCGACGATTTACCTGAACGGGCGAAAGGTTCAGTTGTCAAGTCAAGAAGCCAAAGATTTATTGGAGGGGCTTTCAGGTACCAATATCAAATCGGTTGAGGTGATTGCCAATCCACCGGCCAGTTTTGATGCCGAGGGTGGCCCCGTACTGAACATAATCAGTGGCAAGAACATTGTACCGGGCTATAAAGGGAGCATTACCACAAACTATACCCAAGCGGTTTTGCCCAAGTACAGTTTTGGCATGAGCCATTACTATAAAACAGATAAATTGAATGTCTTCGCCAATTATTCGTTTAACCCTAGAAAAGAACTAAGAAGAACCGACAAGGGCATCAATTTCATCAATGATGCCAATGCTGTCTTTTCAAGATGGCAAACCGATATCGATGAAACCAAAAGAACAAGGGCCCATAACGGAACATTGATACTCGACTATGATTTTGACGACAAAAACAGTCTCAATTTCACGGCAACGGCAGTTCATAATCCAAACCAAGAATGGGAAAGCAATTTAGATACTGAAATTCGCAATGCGCAAAACGTCCTGGACTCGACGTTCATTACAGATAATCGGGTAGGGGCCGATAATACCAACCTCGCATTTGATCTATCATATGTGCACAAGCTGAAAAAAGAAGGGACCCAACTTTCTTTCAACACCCACTACACCCACTATAGTGATAGCTTTCTTCAGCTAATCGGCTCAGACTATTTTGATGGTTCGGGTAGCTTCATCAGGGACTTTGGGTTTACCACGGCCTCAGATCAACAAATAGAGATACTAACCGGGCAGGTCGATTTTGCCACCCCTCTGGGCACCTCATCATTCGAATCTGGATTGAAAATTTCGTCGATTGCTTCAGAAAGCGCCATTGACTATTTCAATTTTACCGGGAACAACCCCAATGTTGATGCTTCACTCTCAGACGATTTTAGATATGATGAAAAAGTATATGCAGCCTATGTGAGTTGGGTAAAAAGTTGGGAAAAATGGTCAGTGAAGCTGGGGGCCAGGGGAGAACTTACCGATGCTGAAGGGGTTTCATTGACTTTTGACACCACTAGCAACCAAGATTTTTTCGAGATCTTTCCTTCGATCTATTTGTTGTACTCACCCTCAGAAAAGCACAGTTTTGCCTTTGATTATGGCAGGCGGGTCGATAGGCCAAGGTATAATGACCTGAACCCGTTCAGAAATTTCAACAATGAAAATGATTTCGAGGAGGGCAATCTGGGCCTGGTTCCCTATTTCTCAAATAATTTCAATTTAAACTATACGTTCAATAGCGAATTCTTTATCGATGCCTATTATCGCGACAACGGCAACTCCATAAACTATTTGGTGTTTCAAGACAATGAAAACCAAACACTTAGAGAGTTAAAGCAGAACGTTTTAGAAAGCACTTCGTACGGCCTTGATTTCACTTTCAGCAAAAGCATCCTGAACCCTTGGTATATCTATTCGTATGTTTCCGTTTTTCATGAAGACGAAACATTTTTGGCCGTTGAAAGTGGTGACCAAGAATTCAAAAACGAAGTAAACGGCGTTTATGGCTATTTGGCCAATTATCTGACCCTTTCAAAAGACGGGTCCCTTACGGGAGAGGCTACGATTACCTATTTATCAAGGTTCTTGTTTGGCTCGTACATATCTGACGAGCAGATCAATCTGACATTGGGGCTTCGCAAATCACTATGGAACAATAGGGCCGTACTATCACTGGCCGCAGAAGATATCTTGAGAACCTATGTGCCCACCTATACCTCTAGATATTTGAACCAAGACAATTTTTACCGAAGAAGGCCAGAGACGCAGTTCGTCCGTTTCGGTTTTACCTATAACTTCGGAAACTTCAGGCTTGAAGACAACCAACGCAGCATTGATAAGAAAGAGCGTGATCGATTAAAAGCCGATTGACAAGGTGTTTTTTTGCGATTTCGTAATTTTGCACCTCTTAAAGGTCAAATGCCCATGCCAAGGATAGGAAGCATAGAATTGCCCGATTTTCCATTACTGTTGGCACCGATGGAAGATGTGAGCGACCCTCCTTTTCGCGCTTTGTGCAAAGAACAAGGGGCCGATGTCGTTTATACTGAATTCATTTCTTCGGAGGGACTGATACGCGATGCCGCAAAAAGCGTAATCAAACTTGATATCTATGAAAAGGAACGCCCAGTGGGCATCCAGATTTTTGGCGCCGAGATGGATTCAATGTTGAAGGCCATCGACATTGTAGAACAAACAGGTCCTGATATCATAGACATCAACTTTGGCTGCCCCGTCAAAAAGGTGGTCTGCAAAAATGCGGGGGCCGGTATTTTGAGGGATATTCCGCTTATGGTAAAATTGACCGAGGCAATGGTCAAACGCACAAAATTGCCCGTTACCGTAAAAACCCGTTTGGGGTGGGACCACAACTCCATCAAAATCGTTGAAGTAGCGGAACGCCTGCAAGATGTGGGCATAAAGGCCATCTCAATACATGGCCGCACACGGGTACAGATGTACAAAGGGCAAGCCGATTGGAAGCCCATTGCCCAAGTAAAGAACAACCCTAGAATGCACATACCGGTGTTTGGTAACGGAGATGTCGATACGCCAGAGGCCGCGATGAAAATGCGCGATGATTTTGGTTTGGACGGCGCCATGATCGGCCGTGCCAGTATTGGCAATCCCTGGTTTTTCAACCAAGTGAAGCACTATTTCAGAACGGGCAACCATTTAGCCCCACCGACCATGGAAGAACGGGTCGAAGCGGCCCGGCGCCACCTGCAGATGGCGATTGATTGGAAAGGCGAGAAGTTAGGGGTCTTTGAAACCCGGCGCCATTACACCAATTACTTCAAGGGCATACCCCATTTCAAGGAATACCGGATGAAAATGGTCACCAGCGACGATGCCGCCGATGTTTTTGCCGCTTTTGATGAAGTATTGGAAAAATTCGGTGACTTTCAGTTTGCCTAGCCAAAAGCATATTCTTTGTGTTAAGAAGCGGCAATCAATCTTTTTGATATTCGACTGCTGGCGATTTTTGATGAAACGATTCCCAATAGGGTTATGGTCGCCAGTACCAACAAAACGTTCATCATATCAAATGCCACCGGATATGCCAATGAAGGGGTTATCTTCAACCACCCGAACACCAATTGGGAGGCGACCAAAAGAATTCCTATCAATACCCCTACCAGACCACCCAGTGTGGTCACCAAAAGGCCTTGAATAAAATAGATTTGCCGCAGTTCTTTGATGGTCGCACCAAGGCTGAACAATGTTTTTGAGTTCTGGCGCTTGTCGAGTATCATCATGATGATGGCCCCCACCACATTGAACAGGGCGATGATCAAGACCAATGTGAAGATGAGGTAGGTGGCCAAGTTTTCAGTGTTCAGCATACGGTAGAGCGTACTGTTGAGTTCTCTTCTGCTCAAAACAATGGCCTTGTCGCCCAACGCATTTTTGATTGCCCCGCGCACGTTTTCCAATGAAGCGTTTTCATCGAGCTTAAAGTTGATTCCTGAAACTTGGGCACTGTCCTTTTCCAAAAAGGCCTGCACCAATTTCAAGTCGGTAAATATGTATTTTTTATCGAGCCCCTCTTCAACGGCGTACACCCCACTGACCACTAGGGGCAGTTCATTGTAGGGTTTTGAGCCCAAGGCGGCTTGGGTCAACGAACTCTTGCCGGGCTTGGGGGCCAGAGCCATCATGGGGGTTTGGTAATTGTTGATGGGCACGCCCAATAAATTGTAGATGCCGATGCCCATTACGGTGTTGTGATCGGTGATGCCCCAATTGCCAAAATAAAGTGTGCTGTCAATATCCGTAACCTTGCGGTAATTTTCATCGACCCCCTTGATGAAGGCCAGATCGCCCTTTTCACGAAAAGACAGATAAACGCGCTCTTCCAATTCTTTTGAATAATGCAAGACACCGCCAATTGTCGAAAGTTTTTCTTCATCTGTTTCCAGCAAA is a window from the Muricauda sp. SCSIO 65647 genome containing:
- the lepA gene encoding translation elongation factor 4 encodes the protein MKNIRNFCIIAHIDHGKSTLADRLLDFTGSVTEREKQDQLLDNMDLERERGITIKSHAVQMDYTHQGETYVLNLIDTPGHVDFSYEVSRSIAACEGALLVVDAAQSIQAQTISNLYLALENDLEIIPVLNKVDLPSASPEEVTDDIVDLLGCKPEEVIPASAKTGIGIENILTAIIERVPAPEGDPGAPLQALVFDSVYNPFRGVETYFRIVNGEIKKGQKIKFMATDKSYFADEIGTLKLTQHPKQKITTGDVGYLITGIKDAREVKVGDTITLSENSASTAIAGFEDVKPMVFAGIYPVDTEDFEELRSSMEKLQLNDASLVFTAESSAALGFGFRCGFLGMLHMEIIQERLEREFDMTVITTVPNVSYHAFSTKNPEEIVIVNNPSDLPDPSTLDRVEEPYIKATIITKSDFVGNVMSLCIDKRGQITNQTYLTTERVELTFDMPLAEIVFDFYDRLKTVSKGYASFDYSPIGMRISKLVRVDILLNAQPVDALSALVHFDNAYHIGKKMCEKLKELIPRQQFDIPIQAAIGSKIISRETIKALRKDVTAKCYGGDISRKRKLLEKQKKGKKRMRQVGNVEIPQQAFMAVLKLND
- a CDS encoding outer membrane beta-barrel protein — translated: MIHLRLLPVMAFLAFANLMGQTYQITGKVVNEANESIGFANVLLLSAVDSTFVQGTSADEGGRFLLSDIAPDLYLLQASYVGRGSKPLALDVKNDISLGALIIPVKAETLDEVVVTARRPTLERLSDRLVFNVENTVVSQGNSWDILKNTPGVIINQDDLQIRGQSATIYLNGRKVQLSSQEAKDLLEGLSGTNIKSVEVIANPPASFDAEGGPVLNIISGKNIVPGYKGSITTNYTQAVLPKYSFGMSHYYKTDKLNVFANYSFNPRKELRRTDKGINFINDANAVFSRWQTDIDETKRTRAHNGTLILDYDFDDKNSLNFTATAVHNPNQEWESNLDTEIRNAQNVLDSTFITDNRVGADNTNLAFDLSYVHKLKKEGTQLSFNTHYTHYSDSFLQLIGSDYFDGSGSFIRDFGFTTASDQQIEILTGQVDFATPLGTSSFESGLKISSIASESAIDYFNFTGNNPNVDASLSDDFRYDEKVYAAYVSWVKSWEKWSVKLGARGELTDAEGVSLTFDTTSNQDFFEIFPSIYLLYSPSEKHSFAFDYGRRVDRPRYNDLNPFRNFNNENDFEEGNLGLVPYFSNNFNLNYTFNSEFFIDAYYRDNGNSINYLVFQDNENQTLRELKQNVLESTSYGLDFTFSKSILNPWYIYSYVSVFHEDETFLAVESGDQEFKNEVNGVYGYLANYLTLSKDGSLTGEATITYLSRFLFGSYISDEQINLTLGLRKSLWNNRAVLSLAAEDILRTYVPTYTSRYLNQDNFYRRRPETQFVRFGFTYNFGNFRLEDNQRSIDKKERDRLKAD
- the dusB gene encoding tRNA dihydrouridine synthase DusB, whose amino-acid sequence is MPRIGSIELPDFPLLLAPMEDVSDPPFRALCKEQGADVVYTEFISSEGLIRDAAKSVIKLDIYEKERPVGIQIFGAEMDSMLKAIDIVEQTGPDIIDINFGCPVKKVVCKNAGAGILRDIPLMVKLTEAMVKRTKLPVTVKTRLGWDHNSIKIVEVAERLQDVGIKAISIHGRTRVQMYKGQADWKPIAQVKNNPRMHIPVFGNGDVDTPEAAMKMRDDFGLDGAMIGRASIGNPWFFNQVKHYFRTGNHLAPPTMEERVEAARRHLQMAIDWKGEKLGVFETRRHYTNYFKGIPHFKEYRMKMVTSDDAADVFAAFDEVLEKFGDFQFA
- a CDS encoding ABC transporter permease, whose translation is MNFPLYIAKRYLRSKSSQNAVNIINFITFLVIIIGAAALFIVLSAFSGLKIFSLQFTNTFDPDLKAVPTTGKVFSLLETDEEKLSTIGGVLHYSKELEERVYLSFREKGDLAFIKGVDENYRKVTDIDSTLYFGNWGITDHNTVMGIGIYNLLGVPINNYQTPMMALAPKPGKSSLTQAALGSKPYNELPLVVSGVYAVEEGLDKKYIFTDLKLVQAFLEKDSAQVSGINFKLDENASLENVRGAIKNALGDKAIVLSRRELNSTLYRMLNTENLATYLIFTLVLIIALFNVVGAIIMMILDKRQNSKTLFSLGATIKELRQIYFIQGLLVTTLGGLVGVLIGILLVASQLVFGWLKITPSLAYPVAFDMMNVLLVLATITLLGIVSSKIASSRISKRLIAAS